One Pseudoalteromonas undina genomic region harbors:
- a CDS encoding DASH family cryptochrome, whose protein sequence is MKKRILYWLQNDLRIDDNPILNDLSQQQCELDLVFVINPAWFKSNNYQQKTYGVHKQRFLMQSLYELQESVLELGQTLHIIEGDPVEVLTQRINELSIDEVVYSQQIGVYEQRQISALKSKCTTVVFKSVMQDTLYQQQQLPFELANLPTGFTPFRKKIEAAEISLATHAFSAARLPPPIILCAKQPIEKPATGNTQLLGGHQAALEHCQQYFSSALPSSYKITRNELDGFDNSTKFSSWLAFGCISAKQVFCAVDAYEAQYGANESTYWIKFELLWREYFKWHAINVKHQLFTFKGKKQSSPLTTFSPNRFAKWCQGSTPYPLVNAIMKELNATGFISNRSRQIVASCLVNELQLDWRYGAAYFEQQLIDYDVASNWGNWQYIAGVGVDPRGGRHFNLQKQTQQYDPHGVYIAKWQGNEHCDAQLDDLDAADWPV, encoded by the coding sequence ATGAAAAAGCGTATTCTGTATTGGCTGCAAAATGACTTGCGCATTGACGACAACCCCATACTCAATGATTTATCACAGCAACAATGTGAGTTGGACCTGGTCTTTGTGATTAACCCTGCTTGGTTTAAAAGCAATAACTACCAACAAAAAACCTATGGTGTCCACAAACAACGCTTTTTAATGCAAAGCCTATATGAGCTACAGGAGTCTGTTTTAGAGCTTGGCCAAACTTTACATATTATTGAAGGCGATCCAGTTGAGGTATTAACACAGCGTATTAATGAGCTTAGTATTGACGAAGTTGTATATAGCCAGCAAATAGGTGTATATGAACAGCGCCAAATTAGTGCTCTTAAGTCAAAATGCACTACTGTGGTATTTAAATCTGTGATGCAAGATACTTTATATCAACAACAGCAACTGCCCTTTGAACTAGCTAATTTACCAACCGGCTTTACACCTTTTAGAAAAAAAATTGAAGCGGCAGAAATTAGTTTAGCCACACATGCATTTTCAGCAGCAAGATTGCCTCCACCTATTATACTTTGCGCAAAACAACCGATAGAAAAGCCAGCAACAGGGAATACACAATTACTTGGTGGGCATCAGGCTGCGCTTGAGCACTGCCAGCAGTACTTTTCATCGGCTTTACCGAGTAGCTATAAAATCACTCGCAATGAGCTGGATGGCTTTGATAACTCAACAAAATTTAGTAGTTGGTTGGCTTTTGGCTGTATTAGTGCCAAGCAAGTTTTTTGTGCTGTAGATGCTTATGAAGCGCAGTATGGAGCAAATGAGTCAACTTACTGGATCAAGTTTGAATTGCTCTGGCGTGAGTATTTTAAGTGGCATGCGATTAATGTTAAGCATCAGTTATTTACCTTTAAAGGTAAGAAACAAAGCTCGCCACTTACCACGTTTAGCCCGAATCGTTTTGCTAAATGGTGCCAAGGCAGTACACCTTACCCGTTAGTTAATGCCATTATGAAAGAGCTAAACGCAACAGGCTTTATTAGCAATCGCTCAAGACAAATCGTTGCTAGCTGTTTAGTAAACGAACTACAACTAGACTGGCGTTATGGTGCGGCTTACTTTGAGCAACAGTTAATCGATTACGATGTGGCGTCGAATTGGGGTAATTGGCAATATATTGCTGGAGTTGGTGTTGATCCGCGCGGCGGACGTCACTTTAATTTGCAAAAACAAACCCAGCAATATGATCCGCACGGTGTATACATTGCCAAGTGGCAAGGAAATGAGCATTGCGATGCACAATTAGATGACTTAGACGCCGCTGATTGGCCAGTGTAA
- a CDS encoding DUF885 domain-containing protein, giving the protein MFKKTILAICLAATSLPSLADSSSDLTTIIDNHWENAKAEEIFFRTDPDGWKPNGTLPNWSEQAIAKRQAYNNSVLKSLASIDPKTLNSEQLMNYRLFKYERETEQQSYLYQDKYFPVNFLSGWHTYFAEAPANMAFLTAEDYDAFLVSLSDYPRFNQQNINLMKQGIQTGFTHYCETFKNYGQSINAHIVKQPENSALYEPFTRIPNTFSAAQKETYQNKAKTLIATKVVPAYEHFYDFFENEYMPHCRTQPGIASIKGGLDYYKYTVNYYTTTNATPKQIHELGLKEVARIKAQMQAIIDSVGFEGSYSDFLKFLATDEQFYAKDAQDLLEKTAFITQKMYGKLPTYFGHLPRNTFTIKGSASRGAFYMPPPDNRSPGTYFLASTPKLQPLYNLEALSLHEAIPGHHLQNAIAMELDVPEFRRTLSHSAFGEGWALYTERLGKEAGFYQSPYSDFGRLGYEMWRAVRLVVDTGIHAFGWSRQKAIDYLAEHTALPQSAVEDQIDRYISWPGQALSYKMGEIKIRELRAKAEKQLGAKFDIRSFHDTVIGQGSLPMAVLEDVINDWIAQQKLAI; this is encoded by the coding sequence ATGTTTAAAAAAACAATTTTAGCTATTTGTTTAGCAGCCACCTCGCTGCCAAGCTTAGCCGACAGTAGCAGCGACTTAACAACCATTATTGATAACCATTGGGAAAATGCGAAAGCAGAAGAAATATTTTTTAGAACCGATCCAGACGGTTGGAAACCAAACGGCACATTGCCAAATTGGAGTGAGCAAGCCATTGCTAAGCGCCAAGCTTACAACAACAGCGTACTAAAAAGCTTAGCCAGCATTGACCCAAAAACACTCAATAGCGAGCAGCTAATGAACTACCGCTTATTTAAATATGAGCGAGAAACAGAGCAGCAAAGCTACCTTTATCAAGATAAGTATTTTCCGGTTAATTTTTTAAGTGGCTGGCATACTTACTTTGCAGAAGCGCCAGCTAACATGGCCTTTTTAACTGCCGAGGATTACGATGCATTTTTAGTTAGCCTTAGTGACTACCCTCGTTTTAATCAGCAAAACATTAATTTAATGAAACAAGGCATTCAAACCGGTTTTACACATTACTGCGAAACGTTTAAAAATTATGGCCAAAGCATTAACGCTCATATAGTTAAACAACCTGAGAATAGCGCCTTATATGAGCCATTTACCCGCATCCCTAATACATTTAGCGCAGCGCAAAAAGAAACTTACCAAAATAAAGCTAAAACATTAATTGCCACAAAAGTTGTGCCTGCTTACGAGCACTTTTACGACTTTTTTGAAAACGAATATATGCCGCACTGTAGAACGCAGCCGGGTATTGCAAGCATCAAAGGTGGCCTTGATTATTACAAGTACACGGTTAATTACTACACCACCACTAATGCTACTCCTAAACAAATTCATGAACTTGGTCTAAAAGAAGTGGCGCGCATTAAAGCACAAATGCAAGCCATTATTGATAGCGTTGGTTTTGAAGGCAGCTACAGCGACTTTTTAAAATTTTTAGCAACCGATGAGCAATTTTACGCAAAAGACGCCCAAGACTTGCTAGAAAAAACCGCTTTTATAACGCAAAAAATGTATGGCAAACTCCCCACTTACTTTGGCCATTTACCGCGTAACACCTTTACTATAAAAGGCTCAGCGAGTCGTGGTGCGTTTTATATGCCACCGCCAGATAACCGCTCACCTGGCACTTACTTTTTAGCCTCAACACCTAAATTGCAGCCTTTATATAATTTAGAAGCACTTAGCCTGCACGAAGCTATTCCTGGGCATCATTTACAAAACGCCATTGCAATGGAGTTAGACGTTCCTGAATTTAGACGCACACTGAGTCACTCAGCATTTGGCGAGGGCTGGGCACTTTATACAGAGCGTTTAGGTAAAGAAGCGGGCTTTTACCAAAGTCCATACAGTGACTTTGGTCGTTTAGGCTACGAAATGTGGCGCGCAGTGCGCTTAGTGGTCGATACCGGTATTCATGCCTTTGGCTGGAGCCGCCAAAAGGCGATTGATTACTTGGCTGAACATACCGCCTTGCCACAAAGCGCCGTGGAAGATCAAATAGACCGCTATATTTCATGGCCAGGCCAAGCGCTTTCATACAAAATGGGCGAAATTAAAATACGCGAACTGCGTGCAAAAGCCGAAAAACAGCTAGGCGCTAAATTTGATATACGCAGCTTTCACGACACCGTTATTGGTCAAGGTTCACTTCCTATGGCGGTACTTGAAGATGTAATTAACGACTGGATAGCACAGCAAAAATTAGCTATCTAA
- a CDS encoding zf-TFIIB domain-containing protein, with the protein MLCPRTNTPLESILVGGITVYTSSLGGVFFDNSQIFKFSSPELKHGQVLLKYLSNYAEGEGEVAMRVNCPKCPSIVMMRRYFSPLKAVEIDECPSCAGIWLDSGELSKIHENHLTPKERKLLAHEMATNHGFITIKTPKSKYYPKAPKNLQGTTVERLVQLALLNFES; encoded by the coding sequence ATGTTGTGCCCTCGTACGAATACACCATTGGAGTCTATATTAGTTGGCGGTATCACTGTTTATACATCGTCGTTAGGAGGCGTTTTTTTCGATAACAGCCAAATTTTTAAATTTAGCTCGCCAGAGTTAAAGCATGGTCAGGTTTTACTTAAGTATTTAAGTAATTATGCCGAAGGTGAGGGTGAAGTCGCAATGCGAGTAAATTGCCCTAAATGCCCAAGCATAGTGATGATGCGTAGGTATTTTTCACCGCTAAAAGCAGTTGAAATAGATGAGTGCCCTAGCTGTGCGGGAATATGGCTTGATAGTGGCGAATTAAGCAAAATACATGAAAACCATTTAACACCCAAAGAACGAAAACTGCTAGCCCACGAAATGGCAACCAATCATGGGTTTATAACTATTAAAACGCCAAAATCGAAATATTATCCTAAAGCGCCTAAAAACCTTCAAGGCACCACAGTTGAACGGCTGGTGCAATTGGCATTACTTAACTTTGAATCATAA
- the der gene encoding ribosome biogenesis GTPase Der, whose amino-acid sequence MLPVIALVGRPNVGKSTLFNRLTRTRDALVADFPGLTRDRKYGQANYDGFEFIVVDTGGIDGSEEGIETEMADQSLLAIEEADIVLFLVDARVGMTVADQAIANHLRKQEKKCFVVANKTDGIDADSNCAEFYQLSLGEVHHIAAAHGRGITLLLEQTLQPVIAELAALDEDVADDDEELIDLYQEGEEDDTDHQAFADKPVKLAIIGRPNVGKSTLTNRILGEDRVIVYDMPGTTRDSIYIPMTRNDKEYILIDTAGVRKRKKVSDVVEKFSVIKTLQAIEDCNVVLLVVDARDGISDQDLSLLGFALNSGRSLVIAVNKWDGLDNYVKDRIKTELDRRLGFIDFARLHFISALHGTGVGHLFESVDEAYESATKRISTAMLRRIMDMAQADHQPPLVRGRRVKLKYAHAGGYNPPRIVIHGNQVHDLPDSYKRYLMNYYRKALKIMGTPIKIEFREGDNPFAGRTNKVTLSQKRKIRAFSKENRNKS is encoded by the coding sequence ATGCTTCCCGTGATCGCTCTTGTAGGGCGACCCAATGTGGGCAAATCCACATTATTTAACCGTTTAACACGTACTCGTGATGCACTCGTTGCCGACTTTCCTGGCTTAACGCGTGATAGAAAATATGGCCAAGCAAATTACGATGGCTTTGAATTTATCGTGGTAGATACGGGCGGTATTGATGGCTCAGAAGAAGGTATCGAAACCGAAATGGCTGATCAGTCATTACTAGCCATTGAAGAAGCGGATATTGTTTTATTTTTAGTTGATGCTCGCGTGGGTATGACAGTGGCTGATCAAGCTATTGCTAACCACTTACGTAAGCAAGAGAAAAAATGTTTTGTTGTTGCCAATAAAACAGACGGCATTGATGCCGACTCAAATTGTGCTGAATTTTATCAACTTTCACTTGGTGAAGTTCATCATATCGCTGCCGCACATGGCCGTGGTATTACTTTACTGCTTGAGCAAACTCTTCAGCCTGTTATTGCTGAACTTGCCGCTCTTGATGAAGATGTAGCCGATGACGATGAAGAACTTATCGACTTATATCAAGAAGGTGAAGAAGATGACACCGATCACCAAGCATTTGCCGACAAGCCGGTAAAGCTGGCAATTATTGGTCGTCCAAATGTTGGTAAGTCAACCCTTACTAACCGCATACTAGGTGAAGATCGGGTTATTGTATACGATATGCCAGGTACAACCCGCGACTCAATTTACATTCCGATGACCCGTAACGACAAAGAATATATTCTTATCGATACCGCTGGTGTGCGTAAACGTAAAAAAGTAAGTGACGTGGTTGAGAAGTTCTCAGTCATTAAAACACTACAAGCAATCGAAGATTGTAACGTTGTGCTACTAGTGGTTGATGCTCGCGATGGTATTTCTGATCAAGACTTAAGCCTGTTAGGTTTTGCGCTTAACTCAGGACGCTCATTGGTTATTGCCGTGAACAAGTGGGATGGCCTAGATAACTACGTTAAAGACCGTATTAAGACGGAGCTTGATCGTCGTTTAGGCTTTATTGATTTTGCCCGCCTACACTTTATCTCTGCTCTGCATGGTACCGGTGTTGGTCATTTATTTGAATCAGTTGACGAAGCGTATGAGTCGGCAACTAAGCGAATTAGTACTGCTATGTTGCGTCGTATTATGGACATGGCACAGGCCGACCACCAGCCGCCACTTGTTCGTGGACGTCGTGTTAAGCTTAAGTATGCGCATGCTGGGGGCTATAACCCGCCACGTATCGTAATTCATGGTAACCAAGTACATGACTTACCTGATAGCTACAAACGCTACCTCATGAACTACTACCGTAAAGCACTTAAGATTATGGGTACGCCAATCAAAATTGAGTTTAGAGAAGGCGATAACCCATTTGCAGGGCGTACTAATAAAGTAACCCTGTCGCAAAAACGTAAAATTCGTGCGTTTAGTAAAGAAAACCGCAATAAGTCATAA
- the bamB gene encoding outer membrane protein assembly factor BamB, with translation MRKITTATLALCMATLMGCSSSDDEEELVLPEIANQFETDVVWQESIGSGVEHYFSRLSPAVYKETVYVASREGQVEALSLANGDTQWETDVRQNLSFWPWSDNDSAKLSGGILQAYGKIYLGSEHGYVIALDRETGKEVWRKKVPGESLSKPAAGDGLIFVNLASGKLLALHPDTGEERWSFEQEVPPLTLRGQSSPTVANGGVLLGLETGKLSVLISESGYSAWSAEIAVPKGASEFERLVDVDTQPIISGPFAYAIAYNGNLSAVDIRSGNVVWKREYSSYREISMDLQTIYVVDSNGVVYALDKDSGIERWSQPALRGWYLTGPAVAGNYLALGDQEGNLHWLNKDTGELVSREDFDSSGFFVEPVVADDKLILYTRDGEVSAVKIPN, from the coding sequence ATGAGAAAAATAACAACAGCAACGCTTGCCCTATGTATGGCAACCCTAATGGGGTGTTCTTCAAGTGATGACGAAGAAGAACTGGTGCTTCCAGAAATAGCCAATCAATTTGAAACTGATGTGGTATGGCAAGAATCAATTGGTAGTGGTGTAGAGCATTACTTTTCACGCTTATCACCTGCTGTTTATAAAGAGACAGTGTATGTTGCTAGCCGTGAAGGCCAAGTAGAAGCCTTATCACTTGCCAATGGCGATACCCAATGGGAAACCGACGTTCGCCAAAATTTATCGTTTTGGCCTTGGAGCGATAACGATAGTGCAAAATTATCAGGCGGAATATTACAAGCTTATGGTAAAATCTATTTAGGCTCTGAACATGGTTATGTAATTGCACTTGACCGTGAGACTGGTAAAGAAGTTTGGCGTAAAAAAGTACCTGGCGAATCACTCTCTAAACCCGCTGCAGGCGATGGCTTAATCTTTGTTAATTTAGCCTCAGGTAAGTTACTTGCGCTTCACCCAGATACTGGTGAAGAACGCTGGAGCTTTGAGCAAGAAGTGCCACCGCTGACTTTACGCGGTCAAAGCTCACCTACTGTGGCTAACGGTGGTGTGTTACTAGGCTTAGAAACAGGTAAGTTAAGTGTTTTAATTTCTGAGAGTGGCTACTCGGCATGGAGTGCAGAAATTGCAGTGCCAAAAGGCGCATCAGAGTTTGAACGTTTAGTTGATGTAGATACGCAGCCGATCATTAGCGGTCCATTTGCTTATGCTATTGCATACAATGGTAACTTATCAGCAGTAGATATTCGTTCAGGTAATGTTGTATGGAAACGTGAATACAGCAGCTACCGTGAAATTAGCATGGATTTGCAAACAATTTACGTTGTTGACAGTAACGGCGTTGTTTATGCACTTGATAAAGATTCGGGCATTGAACGTTGGAGCCAACCCGCTCTACGTGGCTGGTACTTAACAGGCCCAGCGGTTGCCGGTAATTATTTAGCGTTAGGTGACCAAGAAGGCAATTTACATTGGTTAAATAAAGACACTGGCGAGCTAGTATCTCGTGAAGACTTTGACAGCTCAGGTTTTTTTGTTGAGCCCGTTGTCGCTGACGATAAATTGATTTTATACACCCGCGATGGTGAAGTTAGCGCGGTAAAAATACCGAACTAA
- a CDS encoding YfgM family protein — protein sequence MEIYSTEEQQAEAIKRFFRENGLSLALGVIVGLGGLYGWKAYNQNQITTAEQASDAYTKLVESDSVLASADAFISENKDTKYATLAAFVAAKEAVDAQNLDLANEKLSWIVTNVDNAQLKAIATTRLARVQIAQQQYDDALSTLNAPLPEAFNANVAELKGDIYTQQGNKEQARVAYQAAVDAGGLTSNPLLQIKLDDLAVTSPAA from the coding sequence ATGGAAATTTATTCAACAGAAGAACAACAAGCAGAAGCAATTAAACGCTTTTTTCGTGAAAACGGCCTTTCACTAGCGTTAGGCGTTATTGTTGGTTTAGGTGGTTTATATGGCTGGAAAGCATACAACCAAAATCAAATAACGACTGCAGAGCAAGCATCTGATGCATACACTAAGCTTGTTGAAAGCGACAGCGTATTAGCGTCTGCTGATGCATTTATCAGTGAAAACAAAGACACTAAGTACGCAACTCTAGCGGCATTTGTTGCTGCAAAAGAAGCTGTAGATGCCCAAAACTTAGATTTAGCAAATGAAAAATTAAGCTGGATTGTAACTAACGTTGATAACGCCCAGCTTAAAGCCATTGCAACAACACGTTTAGCACGTGTGCAAATTGCTCAGCAGCAATACGATGATGCATTGAGTACATTAAATGCTCCTCTTCCTGAAGCATTTAACGCAAATGTGGCCGAATTAAAAGGTGATATTTACACTCAACAAGGCAATAAAGAGCAAGCACGCGTAGCTTACCAAGCTGCTGTTGATGCAGGTGGATTAACGAGTAATCCTCTTTTACAAATTAAGTTAGATGACCTAGCAGTAACTAGCCCAGCGGCATAA
- the hisS gene encoding histidine--tRNA ligase produces the protein MAKQIQAVRGMNDCLPGDTQVWQKVEHILRETVSSFGYQEIRFPIVESTDLFKRSIGEVTDIVEKEMYTFADRNGDNLTLRPEGTAVCVRAGNENGLLYNQEQRLWYMGPMFRHERPQKGRYRQFHQFGLETFGIASADIDAEVILLTAQLWEAFGITDHVRLELNSLGSNEARAQYRDALIAFLEQHTDVLDEDSKRRMYSNPLRVLDTKNPDIQAILVDAPKLSEHLDAESKEHFENLCERLDAAGVKYTVNEKLVRGLDYYNRTVFEWVTDSLGAQGTVCAGGRYDGLVEQLGGKSTPAVGFAMGLERLVLLLQALECVGDIRRSADVYLAAMGDKASIQAPIIASTLRRDVPGLRVMVHAGGGNFKKQLKRADKSDALVAIIIGEDELEQGVVTIKYLRERKEQVTLELEQAKTLLAELINS, from the coding sequence GTGGCAAAACAAATTCAGGCAGTTCGCGGTATGAACGATTGCCTGCCAGGCGATACGCAAGTTTGGCAGAAAGTAGAACACATTTTACGCGAGACCGTATCATCGTTTGGTTATCAAGAAATTCGTTTTCCAATTGTAGAATCAACCGACCTATTTAAACGCTCTATTGGTGAAGTAACCGATATAGTAGAAAAAGAAATGTACACCTTTGCCGATCGTAACGGCGACAATTTAACTCTGCGCCCAGAAGGGACTGCAGTGTGTGTACGTGCAGGTAACGAAAATGGCCTGTTATACAATCAAGAACAACGCCTTTGGTACATGGGCCCTATGTTTCGCCATGAACGCCCACAAAAAGGTCGTTACCGTCAATTTCATCAGTTTGGTTTAGAGACTTTTGGTATTGCCAGCGCCGATATTGACGCCGAAGTTATTTTACTCACGGCGCAACTTTGGGAAGCATTTGGCATTACTGACCATGTGCGTTTAGAACTTAATTCATTAGGTTCAAACGAAGCTCGCGCACAGTATCGCGATGCCTTAATCGCCTTTTTAGAACAACATACCGATGTACTAGATGAAGATTCAAAACGTCGTATGTACTCTAACCCACTGCGCGTTTTGGATACTAAAAATCCAGATATTCAGGCAATCTTAGTCGATGCACCAAAGTTATCTGAACATTTAGATGCTGAATCAAAAGAACATTTTGAAAATTTATGTGAACGATTAGATGCCGCAGGCGTCAAATACACGGTTAATGAAAAGCTGGTACGTGGCTTAGATTATTACAACCGCACTGTATTTGAATGGGTAACCGACAGCTTAGGTGCACAAGGTACTGTATGTGCTGGTGGTCGTTATGATGGTTTAGTAGAACAATTAGGCGGTAAATCAACCCCTGCGGTAGGTTTCGCGATGGGTTTAGAGCGCTTGGTTTTACTGCTTCAAGCACTTGAATGTGTAGGTGACATACGCCGTAGTGCTGATGTATATTTAGCAGCTATGGGCGACAAAGCCAGTATTCAAGCGCCTATAATTGCATCTACCTTACGTCGTGATGTACCTGGATTACGCGTAATGGTGCACGCTGGCGGTGGTAACTTTAAAAAACAACTTAAACGTGCTGATAAAAGCGATGCTCTCGTCGCAATTATTATCGGTGAAGATGAATTAGAGCAAGGCGTTGTGACTATTAAATACTTACGTGAACGTAAAGAACAAGTCACACTAGAACTAGAACAAGCTAAAACGTTACTTGCAGAACTAATTAATAGCTAA
- the ispG gene encoding flavodoxin-dependent (E)-4-hydroxy-3-methylbut-2-enyl-diphosphate synthase, translating to MFSESPIKRRKSTRINVGNVPIGDGAPIAVQSMTNTDTMDIDATVAQIQAIQDAGADIVRVSVPTMDAAEAFKSIKEQVSIPLVADIHFDYRIALKVAKYGVDCLRINPGNIGSEERIRAVVDSAREHNIPIRIGVNGGSLERDLQEKYGEPTPEALLESAMRHVDILRRLDFDQFKISVKASDVFLAVGAYRLLAKEIDQPLHLGITEAGGMRSGSVKSAVGLGMLLAEGIGDTLRVSLAADPVQEIKVGFDILKSLRIRSRGINFIACPSCSRQEFDVVSTMNQLEERLEDIIEPVSVSVIGCVVNGPGEALVSDIGLAGANRRSGLYINGERQKARIDNNNIVDQLEGYVRDFIEQKQQQTPIDIKIVE from the coding sequence ATGTTTTCAGAATCTCCTATAAAACGCAGAAAATCCACCCGCATTAATGTGGGTAATGTTCCAATTGGTGATGGTGCACCAATTGCAGTGCAGTCAATGACTAACACAGACACAATGGACATTGATGCCACTGTAGCTCAAATTCAAGCGATTCAAGATGCCGGTGCTGACATAGTCCGTGTATCTGTTCCAACTATGGATGCCGCTGAAGCATTTAAAAGTATTAAAGAGCAGGTATCGATACCGCTGGTTGCTGATATTCACTTTGACTACCGCATTGCATTAAAAGTAGCAAAGTATGGCGTTGATTGTTTACGTATTAACCCAGGAAACATTGGCAGTGAAGAGCGTATTAGAGCGGTTGTCGACTCAGCCCGTGAGCACAACATTCCAATTCGTATTGGCGTAAATGGTGGATCACTTGAGCGCGACCTACAAGAAAAATACGGCGAGCCAACACCTGAAGCCTTACTTGAGTCGGCTATGCGCCATGTAGATATATTACGTCGCTTAGACTTTGACCAATTTAAAATCTCGGTGAAAGCGTCAGACGTATTTTTAGCGGTTGGCGCGTATCGTCTACTTGCAAAAGAAATCGACCAGCCACTGCATTTAGGTATTACCGAAGCAGGCGGCATGCGCTCTGGCTCGGTTAAATCGGCCGTTGGTTTAGGCATGTTATTGGCTGAAGGTATTGGTGACACGCTGCGTGTATCATTAGCAGCGGATCCAGTTCAAGAAATAAAAGTAGGCTTTGATATATTAAAATCATTGCGTATTCGTTCTCGCGGCATTAATTTTATTGCTTGCCCTAGCTGTTCACGCCAAGAGTTTGATGTAGTAAGCACCATGAATCAACTTGAAGAGCGTTTAGAAGATATTATTGAGCCAGTTTCAGTGTCAGTCATTGGCTGTGTGGTTAACGGACCAGGCGAAGCATTAGTGAGTGATATTGGCCTTGCCGGCGCAAACCGTCGCTCAGGTTTATACATTAATGGCGAACGCCAAAAAGCCCGTATTGATAACAATAATATTGTTGATCAACTTGAAGGCTATGTACGCGATTTCATTGAACAGAAGCAACAACAAACTCCAATCGACATAAAAATCGTAGAGTGA
- a CDS encoding RodZ domain-containing protein — protein sequence MNEDNTQPQNDEPSVGQILKTHRENANISLAKIASLLKLTESQVEHIENDEYHLLGAKTFVKGYIKNYCRTLNIDSTAILTMLPAYSTSDKPVDMQSFSRRTEKEAHDSRLMTVSYLILAIVIGSSAVWWWQNAMPIDEQTNTINANNSLISEQQESTKLLAEAADEAQSNEIEPAPQANSTVFNEQQTIQAAPLNDAQSQSEPTSSDLSTIIMMFNDESWVEIHDANDEKIAFGVKKAGYEMTLTGVAPFSVVLGKHDVVRITLNGEPVDISAFPKNRLAKFKLPLAE from the coding sequence ATGAATGAAGATAATACACAACCGCAGAACGATGAACCCTCTGTAGGTCAAATACTAAAAACACATAGAGAAAATGCAAACATTAGCCTTGCTAAGATTGCATCATTATTAAAGTTGACTGAATCGCAGGTTGAGCATATTGAAAACGACGAATATCATTTACTAGGCGCAAAAACATTTGTTAAAGGCTACATAAAAAATTATTGTCGCACGCTAAACATTGATAGCACTGCTATTTTAACTATGCTGCCAGCCTATAGCACATCAGATAAGCCTGTAGATATGCAAAGCTTTTCAAGACGTACAGAAAAAGAAGCGCATGACAGCCGACTAATGACGGTAAGTTATTTAATTTTAGCCATTGTTATTGGCTCATCAGCCGTATGGTGGTGGCAAAATGCAATGCCTATTGATGAACAAACTAACACTATTAATGCAAATAACTCGCTCATCTCGGAGCAACAAGAAAGCACAAAACTGTTAGCAGAAGCTGCCGATGAAGCACAATCAAATGAGATTGAGCCTGCACCACAAGCAAACTCAACCGTATTCAATGAACAACAAACAATTCAGGCTGCTCCCCTAAACGATGCACAAAGCCAAAGTGAACCAACAAGCAGTGATTTAAGCACTATTATTATGATGTTTAATGACGAAAGCTGGGTTGAAATCCACGATGCCAACGATGAGAAAATTGCATTTGGTGTAAAAAAAGCAGGCTACGAAATGACCTTGACTGGTGTAGCGCCTTTTTCAGTGGTATTAGGCAAGCACGATGTTGTTCGTATTACCCTAAATGGTGAGCCAGTTGATATTTCGGCTTTTCCTAAAAACCGTTTAGCTAAATTTAAATTACCCTTAGCAGAGTAG